In Bacillus sp. SB49, a single window of DNA contains:
- the ftsZ gene encoding cell division protein FtsZ translates to MLDFDTSMDQLATIKVIGVGGGGSNAVNRMIEHGVQGVEFIAVNTDAQALNLSKAEVKMQIGGKLTRGLGAGANPEVGRKAAEESKEQLEEALQGADMVFVTAGMGGGTGTGAAPVIAQVAKELGALTVGVVTRPFTFEGRKRSTQATGGIEGLKGAVDTLIVIPNDRLLEIVDKNTPMLEAFREADNVLRQGVQGISDLIAVPGLINVDFADVKTIMVDKGSALMGIGIATGESRAAEAAKKAISSPLLETSIDGAHGVLMNISGGANLSLYEVQEAADIVTSAADQEVNVIFGSVINENLKDEIVVTVIATGFDESQLAQGQQKKRPQANPASQPKQVEQQPERQSVREEQPRRHTPQPQQKPNQEEDTLDIPTFLRNRNRRR, encoded by the coding sequence ATGTTAGATTTTGATACAAGCATGGACCAACTGGCAACCATTAAAGTAATCGGGGTAGGCGGCGGCGGTAGCAACGCCGTCAACCGTATGATCGAGCACGGTGTCCAAGGTGTCGAATTCATTGCGGTGAATACGGACGCCCAGGCACTGAACTTATCTAAAGCAGAAGTCAAAATGCAGATCGGCGGTAAATTAACGCGTGGTCTTGGTGCGGGTGCGAACCCGGAAGTAGGCCGTAAAGCAGCAGAAGAAAGCAAAGAGCAGCTCGAGGAAGCCCTTCAAGGAGCAGACATGGTGTTCGTTACTGCCGGAATGGGTGGAGGTACCGGAACAGGTGCTGCACCGGTTATCGCCCAGGTGGCTAAAGAACTTGGTGCTTTGACTGTAGGTGTCGTGACACGTCCGTTCACATTTGAAGGACGTAAGCGTTCTACACAAGCTACAGGCGGAATTGAAGGATTGAAAGGCGCAGTCGATACACTGATCGTCATTCCTAACGACCGCCTTCTTGAAATCGTTGATAAAAATACTCCGATGCTTGAAGCGTTCCGCGAAGCGGATAACGTCCTTCGTCAAGGTGTCCAAGGTATTTCCGATCTGATTGCCGTTCCTGGATTAATTAACGTCGACTTTGCAGACGTGAAGACCATCATGGTCGATAAAGGATCTGCATTGATGGGAATCGGTATAGCAACAGGAGAAAGCAGAGCAGCGGAAGCAGCGAAGAAAGCGATCTCCTCCCCGTTGCTTGAAACATCGATTGATGGCGCACACGGTGTCCTTATGAACATCAGTGGAGGCGCTAACTTAAGCCTCTATGAGGTACAGGAAGCGGCAGATATCGTAACATCCGCAGCAGATCAGGAAGTAAACGTCATCTTCGGTTCCGTTATCAATGAGAACTTGAAAGATGAAATCGTTGTGACCGTGATCGCTACTGGATTTGACGAGTCCCAACTTGCACAGGGACAGCAGAAGAAACGCCCTCAGGCAAACCCGGCAAGCCAGCCTAAACAGGTGGAGCAGCAGCCGGAGCGACAGAGCGTTCGTGAAGAACAGCCACGTCGTCATACACCACAGCCCCAGCAGAAACCGAATCAGGAAGAAGACACGCTGGATATTCCGACATTCTTGCGTAACCGCAACCGCCGTCGATAA
- the sigG gene encoding RNA polymerase sporulation sigma factor SigG, with the protein MTRHKVEICGVDTSKLPVLKNTEMKDLFKRLQSGETEAREQLVNGNLRLVLSVIQRFNNRGEYGDDLFQVGCIGLMKSIDNFDLSHNVKFSTYAVPMIIGEIRRYLRDNNPIRVSRSLRDTAYKALQMREKMIGETNKDPAPHEIAERMGVPKEDVVFAMDAIQDPVSLFEPIYNDGGDPIFVVDQLKDDREKDSVWLDELSLREGMKKLNDREKMILTKRFFQGKTQMEVADEIGISQAQVSRLEKAAIKEMNASMFQ; encoded by the coding sequence TTGACACGACATAAAGTAGAAATATGCGGCGTAGATACATCGAAACTTCCAGTACTGAAGAACACGGAAATGAAAGACCTGTTCAAACGGCTGCAAAGCGGGGAAACCGAAGCTAGGGAACAACTGGTAAATGGAAACCTCCGTCTCGTATTGTCCGTCATCCAGCGTTTTAACAACCGTGGGGAATATGGGGACGATTTGTTTCAGGTCGGTTGTATTGGTCTAATGAAATCGATTGATAATTTTGACCTGAGTCATAATGTTAAATTCTCCACGTATGCGGTTCCGATGATCATCGGGGAGATCCGCCGATACCTTCGGGACAATAATCCGATTCGTGTATCCCGTTCCCTGCGCGATACGGCATACAAAGCACTGCAGATGCGCGAGAAGATGATTGGTGAAACGAATAAAGATCCGGCTCCTCATGAAATTGCCGAACGCATGGGTGTTCCGAAAGAAGATGTCGTTTTCGCGATGGATGCGATTCAGGATCCCGTTTCCCTCTTTGAGCCGATTTACAATGACGGTGGAGATCCTATCTTCGTGGTTGATCAATTGAAAGACGACCGCGAGAAGGATTCCGTCTGGCTTGATGAATTATCTCTCAGGGAAGGCATGAAGAAGTTGAATGACCGTGAGAAAATGATTTTGACGAAGCGGTTCTTTCAAGGGAAGACACAGATGGAGGTCGCTGATGAGATCGGCATCTCCCAGGCACAGGTTTCCCGTCTGGAAAAGGCGGCGATTAAAGAAATGAATGCTTCGATGTTTCAATGA
- a CDS encoding DivIVA domain-containing protein has protein sequence MPLTPLDIHNKEFTKGFRGYDEDEVNEFLDQVIKDYEIVIRQKKELEREVTQLNERLSHFNTIETTLNKSILVAQETAEEVRNNANKESKLIVKEAEKNADRIINEALEKSRRLSIEVEEMKKQAKVFKTRLRMLVEAQIDMIENDDWNHIFQTEIDDETDVEEEEKAYSPQA, from the coding sequence GTGCCTTTAACACCACTGGATATTCATAATAAAGAATTTACGAAGGGTTTTCGCGGCTACGACGAAGATGAAGTAAATGAGTTCCTGGATCAGGTGATCAAGGACTACGAAATCGTCATACGTCAAAAGAAAGAGCTTGAGCGCGAGGTCACGCAGCTGAATGAGCGTCTCAGCCATTTCAATACAATTGAAACAACGCTCAACAAGTCGATCCTGGTAGCACAGGAGACGGCCGAGGAAGTAAGAAACAACGCAAATAAAGAATCGAAGCTGATTGTAAAAGAAGCAGAGAAGAATGCCGATCGTATCATCAATGAGGCTCTTGAGAAATCCCGCCGCCTTTCCATTGAAGTGGAAGAAATGAAGAAGCAGGCAAAAGTGTTCAAGACACGCTTGCGTATGCTGGTGGAAGCCCAGATTGATATGATTGAAAACGATGATTGGAACCACATCTTCCAGACGGAAATCGATGATGAAACGGATGTGGAAGAAGAAGAAAAGGCGTACAGCCCGCAGGCGTAA
- a CDS encoding RluA family pseudouridine synthase, whose translation MSEQYIVTENDQSSRIDKLLAELIEDASRSQIQGWLKDGVVKVDDQPVKSNYKVQEGNVITWYIPEPEPMDILPEDIPLDVVYEDEDVIVVNKPSGMVIHPSAGHYSGTLVNALLHHCDDLSGINGVERPGIVHRIDKDTSGLLMVAKNDVAHQSLARQLSEKSVERKYVAIVHGDITHEYGTIDAPIGRDTRDRQRMAVVDNGRDAVTHFRVLQHFEDYTLVECRLETGRTHQIRVHMRYISHPLAGDPKYGPRKTLDLDGQALHAKLLGFEHPRTGEWKQFEVEPPEEFKEALRYLETREG comes from the coding sequence TTGAGTGAACAGTATATCGTAACAGAGAATGATCAATCATCACGCATCGATAAACTCTTGGCAGAACTGATTGAAGACGCCTCCCGTTCCCAGATCCAGGGGTGGCTGAAAGACGGCGTCGTCAAAGTTGACGATCAGCCGGTGAAGAGCAATTATAAAGTACAGGAAGGTAATGTCATCACATGGTATATCCCGGAGCCGGAGCCGATGGATATCCTTCCGGAAGATATTCCGCTTGATGTTGTCTACGAAGATGAAGATGTGATTGTGGTCAACAAACCATCCGGTATGGTGATCCACCCGTCTGCGGGACACTATTCCGGTACACTCGTTAATGCTCTTCTGCATCATTGCGATGACTTGTCAGGCATCAACGGTGTCGAGCGCCCGGGTATCGTCCACAGGATCGATAAAGATACAAGCGGCCTGCTGATGGTAGCTAAAAATGATGTGGCACACCAATCATTGGCACGCCAGCTGTCTGAGAAATCGGTGGAGCGTAAATATGTGGCTATCGTTCATGGAGACATCACACACGAATACGGTACCATTGATGCCCCGATCGGCCGGGATACGAGGGACCGCCAGCGAATGGCCGTCGTCGATAACGGACGCGATGCGGTCACCCATTTTCGTGTGCTGCAGCACTTTGAAGACTATACGTTGGTAGAGTGCCGTCTGGAAACCGGACGTACCCACCAGATTCGTGTACACATGCGCTATATCAGCCATCCGCTTGCTGGAGATCCGAAGTACGGCCCGCGCAAAACGCTCGATTTGGACGGACAGGCTCTTCATGCCAAATTGCTTGGTTTTGAGCATCCTCGCACCGGGGAATGGAAGCAGTTCGAAGTGGAACCGCCGGAGGAATTCAAGGAAGCTCTTCGTTATTTGGAGACAAGAGAAGGATAA
- the sigE gene encoding RNA polymerase sporulation sigma factor SigE: MFKWFFKARLWYYRLLMKLGIKQDEIYYIGGSEALPPPLSREEEKELLELLPKGDKAARAMLIERNLRLVVYIARKFENTGLNIEDLISIGTIGLIKAVNTFDPEKKIKLATYASRCIENEILMHLRKSNKLKTEVSFDEPLNVDWDGNELLLSDILGTEEDIITKGIEKKIDKKLLKSALEQLNDREKQIMELRFGLIGKKEKTQKDVADMMGISQSYISRLEKKIIRRLQREFDKMV; this comes from the coding sequence ATGTTCAAATGGTTCTTTAAGGCGAGGCTGTGGTACTACCGTCTGCTTATGAAGCTTGGTATCAAGCAGGATGAAATTTACTATATCGGAGGAAGCGAAGCGCTGCCTCCGCCACTGTCGAGAGAAGAAGAGAAAGAACTGCTCGAGCTGCTTCCAAAAGGAGACAAAGCGGCAAGGGCGATGTTGATCGAAAGGAACTTGAGGCTCGTCGTTTACATTGCCAGAAAGTTTGAAAACACAGGATTGAACATAGAAGATTTAATCAGTATCGGGACGATCGGGCTCATCAAAGCCGTCAATACGTTCGATCCCGAGAAAAAAATCAAGCTTGCCACCTATGCTTCCCGCTGTATAGAAAATGAGATTCTTATGCACTTGAGGAAGAGCAATAAATTAAAAACAGAGGTATCTTTCGATGAGCCGTTGAACGTCGATTGGGATGGCAATGAGCTGCTGCTGTCGGATATCCTCGGTACGGAAGAGGACATCATTACAAAAGGGATCGAGAAGAAAATCGATAAGAAATTGTTGAAATCGGCATTGGAGCAGTTGAACGACCGGGAAAAACAAATTATGGAGCTCAGGTTCGGTCTTATCGGTAAGAAGGAAAAGACGCAGAAGGACGTAGCGGACATGATGGGCATTTCCCAGTCCTATATATCAAGGCTCGAAAAGAAAATCATCCGCAGGCTTCAGAGAGAATTCGATAAAATGGTATAA
- the pgeF gene encoding peptidoglycan editing factor PgeF gives MEPFKRKSEKQLACLENFPELVAGISTRSGGCSQNPYHTLNMGLHVEDEAETVVKNRQRLAEELAFPLESWVIGEQIHGTKIHVVQRSDRGKGAASHATAVAGVDGLITKERGILLAAFFADCVPLYFYDPETGWIGIAHAGWKGTVKEMAGKMLDALLEQGCRKEDIRVIIGPSIGMERYEVDDKVADAVPDAHKKACLIEQEAGKYLLDLKSLHAHMLIKKGIPLEHLHVSGYCTYEEEAVFYSHRRDHGKTGRMLGFIGLPE, from the coding sequence ATGGAACCCTTCAAACGGAAATCAGAGAAGCAGCTGGCTTGTTTGGAAAACTTCCCGGAACTTGTAGCGGGAATTTCCACAAGAAGCGGCGGCTGCAGTCAAAATCCTTATCACACATTGAACATGGGGCTCCATGTCGAAGATGAAGCGGAAACCGTTGTGAAAAATAGACAAAGGCTTGCGGAGGAGCTTGCATTTCCTCTGGAAAGCTGGGTCATCGGCGAGCAGATACACGGGACGAAGATTCACGTCGTACAGAGGAGTGACCGCGGAAAGGGTGCGGCTTCCCATGCGACGGCTGTGGCCGGCGTAGATGGGCTGATCACGAAAGAGCGGGGCATACTTCTTGCGGCTTTCTTCGCGGATTGTGTTCCCCTTTACTTTTACGATCCGGAAACCGGATGGATCGGTATCGCTCATGCCGGGTGGAAAGGGACTGTAAAAGAAATGGCGGGGAAGATGCTTGACGCTCTTCTGGAGCAGGGATGCCGCAAAGAGGATATCCGTGTCATCATCGGACCGTCCATCGGGATGGAGCGCTACGAAGTCGATGATAAAGTAGCGGATGCTGTTCCTGACGCTCACAAAAAAGCGTGTTTGATCGAGCAGGAGGCGGGGAAATATCTTCTTGACTTGAAATCGCTTCATGCCCATATGCTGATCAAGAAAGGTATCCCGTTGGAACATCTGCATGTATCGGGATATTGTACATACGAGGAAGAGGCGGTCTTTTATTCCCATCGGCGCGACCATGGAAAAACGGGACGCATGCTCGGGTTCATCGGGCTCCCGGAATGA
- a CDS encoding YlmH family RNA-binding protein: MEIYQHFRKEEQPFIDQVTAMREEVAMKYQRKLTDFLDPRQQMIVKTILGNDPDLIYGMEGGGASNERKRAILAPDYEILAPEDYQLVLLEASYPDKFVTLEHRDVLGAFMSLGIRREKLGDLIVRDGKIQIIAASEISEYIKMNLTGVKRSNVQFEEKPFSALLESDEEWAERESTVSSLRLDVLVKEIYGMSRKKAGLFIDSGQVKVNYRVVEDPAFSLEEGDMLSLRGKGRSRLLQVLGQTKKEKYKVKTAKLNGTNPSK; this comes from the coding sequence TTGGAGATCTATCAACATTTTCGCAAAGAGGAACAACCATTCATCGACCAGGTGACGGCGATGCGGGAGGAAGTCGCCATGAAGTACCAGCGGAAGCTGACAGACTTTCTCGATCCTAGGCAGCAGATGATCGTGAAGACGATTCTCGGCAACGATCCCGACCTTATCTACGGCATGGAAGGCGGCGGTGCGTCGAATGAACGGAAACGGGCGATTCTTGCGCCGGATTATGAAATACTTGCACCGGAGGACTATCAGCTCGTTCTTTTGGAGGCGTCGTACCCGGATAAGTTCGTCACTCTGGAGCACAGGGATGTCCTCGGTGCTTTTATGTCTCTGGGCATCCGTCGCGAGAAGCTTGGTGATTTGATTGTCCGGGACGGCAAAATCCAGATCATCGCGGCGTCAGAAATCAGCGAATACATTAAAATGAACCTGACCGGCGTTAAACGCTCAAACGTCCAATTCGAAGAAAAACCGTTTTCTGCATTGCTGGAGAGCGATGAGGAATGGGCGGAAAGGGAGTCTACGGTCTCCTCACTCCGGCTTGACGTCCTCGTCAAAGAGATCTACGGTATGTCCCGTAAAAAAGCAGGTCTGTTTATTGATTCCGGTCAAGTGAAAGTGAACTACCGGGTCGTGGAAGATCCCGCCTTTTCTCTGGAAGAAGGAGACATGCTTTCCCTTAGAGGAAAAGGGAGAAGCAGGCTGCTTCAAGTGCTCGGCCAGACGAAAAAAGAGAAATACAAGGTGAAGACAGCTAAATTAAATGGAACGAATCCTTCGAAATAG
- a CDS encoding YlmC/YmxH family sporulation protein produces the protein MKITELQMKDVIAMETGERLGYISDLDIDTQRGRLKGLVLTLKGKAMGLFGKEEELVIPWDQIVNIGADVILVKKSAYKGIPTSQKAESEE, from the coding sequence ATGAAAATCACGGAACTGCAGATGAAAGACGTCATTGCCATGGAAACAGGAGAGCGTCTTGGATATATAAGCGACTTGGATATTGATACACAGCGGGGCCGTCTTAAAGGGCTTGTGCTCACGTTGAAAGGGAAAGCAATGGGGTTGTTCGGGAAGGAGGAAGAGCTTGTCATACCTTGGGATCAGATCGTCAATATCGGTGCGGATGTCATTTTAGTGAAAAAGTCCGCCTACAAGGGCATCCCTACGTCCCAAAAGGCAGAATCAGAGGAATAA
- a CDS encoding cell division protein SepF → MSMKNKFRSFFTLDDEYEYIEEEVEDEVEEEQTYNQRSQKKQDTGNVVSLKSAKGSSKMVLSEPSSYNEAQNIADQLVSRRAVVINLQRVDHMQAKRIVDFLSGTVYAIGGDIQKLGSQTFLCTPDNVEISGSISEMLSQEDDDINRRW, encoded by the coding sequence ATGAGTATGAAGAATAAATTTCGTTCTTTTTTCACATTGGATGATGAATATGAATATATCGAAGAAGAAGTAGAGGATGAGGTGGAAGAGGAGCAAACGTACAACCAGCGCTCCCAGAAGAAACAGGATACTGGTAACGTTGTATCCTTGAAGAGTGCGAAAGGCTCATCCAAAATGGTTTTGAGTGAGCCCAGCAGCTACAACGAAGCCCAGAACATCGCCGATCAACTCGTCAGCCGCCGTGCGGTCGTTATTAATCTTCAGCGCGTCGATCATATGCAGGCGAAGAGAATTGTGGATTTTTTGAGCGGCACCGTTTATGCTATAGGTGGAGATATTCAGAAACTCGGTTCACAGACGTTTCTGTGTACGCCGGATAACGTGGAGATTTCCGGATCCATTTCGGAAATGCTTTCACAGGAAGATGACGACATTAACAGAAGGTGGTAG
- a CDS encoding YggS family pyridoxal phosphate-dependent enzyme → MTVEENLATIEQNIRQACGNCGRAMEEITLIAVTKYVTIERAREAVAAGVTNLGENRKEGLLEKYDEIGDDASWHFIGSLQTRKVKDIIDKVSVIHSLDRKSLAKEIDKRADKPVPCFVQVNISEEESKHGLQAQEVPAFIEAIKEYSNVRVVGLMTMAPHTDDEERLRGVFRQLRALRDRIRDKGYAHAPCEHLSMGMSNDYALAVEEGATHVRIGTSLVGE, encoded by the coding sequence ATGACGGTCGAAGAAAACCTGGCAACTATCGAACAGAATATAAGACAAGCCTGTGGCAACTGCGGAAGAGCCATGGAGGAAATCACTTTGATCGCTGTTACGAAATATGTCACGATCGAGCGGGCCAGAGAAGCAGTCGCAGCAGGCGTGACCAATCTTGGTGAAAATCGTAAAGAGGGCTTGCTGGAGAAATACGATGAAATTGGCGATGATGCTTCCTGGCACTTTATCGGTTCCCTCCAGACCAGGAAAGTGAAAGATATCATTGATAAAGTTTCAGTCATCCACTCCCTGGATCGCAAATCATTAGCCAAAGAAATCGATAAACGCGCAGACAAGCCTGTTCCGTGCTTCGTCCAGGTGAACATAAGTGAAGAAGAGAGTAAACACGGCTTGCAGGCACAGGAAGTCCCTGCATTTATCGAAGCGATCAAGGAATATTCGAATGTCCGTGTCGTAGGCCTTATGACAATGGCCCCGCATACGGACGATGAAGAGAGACTGAGGGGTGTGTTCCGTCAGTTAAGAGCTTTAAGAGACAGAATTAGAGACAAAGGGTACGCCCATGCTCCATGTGAACACTTATCGATGGGGATGAGCAACGACTACGCCTTAGCTGTCGAAGAAGGTGCGACACACGTCCGGATTGGGACAAGCCTTGTCGGTGAATAA
- the ftsA gene encoding cell division protein FtsA, with product MNQNEILVSLDIGTSRIKVIIGEVMNDSLNIIGVGTAKSNGMKKGAIVDIDQTVHSIRSAVEQAERMVDMKIDRVVVGVNGNHIQLQSCHGVVAVSSETREIGNEDIARVIDAAQVVSIPPEREIIDVIPRQFIVDGQDEITDPRGMIGVRLEMEGMIITCAKTVLHNTLKCVERAGLEVLDVCLQPLASGTVSLSGDETNLGVALIDVGGGSTTVSVFEEGHLKGTGMIPFGGDNVTKDLSIGLRTSTEEAEQVKMNHGHAFFDDANEEENFSVTIIGSNRQQAFNQLQISDMIEARMEEIFVFAAQEIQKMGVRELPGGFVLTGGTMNMPGVLELAQDVFHANVRLAIPDYIGVREPQFTSGVGILQFAYRNAKIQGKEIFPSVSEDFHEESQQPKKQKRSTAKQQQKEETKKPEKKKESGFSNLLKYFFD from the coding sequence GTGAATCAGAATGAAATTTTAGTTAGTTTAGATATAGGTACAAGTCGGATTAAAGTGATAATTGGAGAAGTGATGAACGACAGCCTCAATATTATCGGGGTTGGCACAGCAAAATCGAACGGAATGAAGAAAGGCGCTATCGTGGATATCGACCAAACGGTCCATTCGATTCGTTCTGCCGTAGAGCAGGCGGAGCGGATGGTGGACATGAAGATCGACCGCGTCGTCGTCGGGGTAAACGGTAATCATATACAACTGCAGTCCTGTCATGGCGTAGTAGCCGTTTCAAGCGAAACTCGTGAAATCGGTAACGAAGATATCGCCCGTGTGATCGATGCTGCACAAGTCGTCTCTATTCCGCCGGAAAGGGAGATCATAGATGTCATACCACGACAGTTTATCGTGGATGGACAGGATGAAATTACAGACCCAAGAGGGATGATCGGTGTTCGTTTGGAAATGGAAGGAATGATCATTACCTGCGCGAAAACCGTTTTACATAATACATTGAAATGTGTGGAACGAGCAGGACTGGAAGTGTTGGATGTTTGTCTGCAGCCGCTCGCTTCCGGCACTGTCTCCTTATCCGGGGATGAAACAAACCTCGGTGTCGCTCTGATCGATGTTGGAGGCGGTTCTACTACAGTTTCCGTATTTGAAGAAGGGCATTTGAAGGGCACGGGCATGATCCCGTTCGGCGGAGATAATGTAACGAAGGATTTATCCATCGGCCTGCGTACTTCTACAGAAGAAGCGGAACAGGTTAAAATGAACCACGGTCACGCCTTTTTCGACGATGCTAATGAAGAAGAAAACTTTTCTGTCACAATAATTGGAAGTAATCGTCAACAAGCATTCAATCAACTGCAAATCTCTGATATGATTGAAGCTAGAATGGAAGAAATTTTCGTGTTCGCTGCGCAGGAGATTCAGAAGATGGGTGTGCGTGAGCTGCCCGGCGGTTTCGTGCTGACGGGTGGAACGATGAATATGCCCGGTGTGCTTGAACTGGCCCAGGACGTGTTCCATGCCAATGTAAGGCTTGCCATCCCGGATTATATAGGTGTTCGAGAACCGCAGTTCACCAGCGGCGTAGGCATCTTGCAATTCGCCTATCGTAATGCGAAAATACAAGGGAAAGAGATTTTCCCTTCCGTATCGGAAGACTTCCATGAAGAATCGCAGCAGCCGAAGAAACAGAAGCGATCAACGGCTAAACAACAGCAGAAAGAAGAAACAAAGAAACCAGAGAAGAAAAAAGAGTCAGGCTTCAGCAATCTATTGAAGTATTTCTTTGATTAA
- a CDS encoding YggT family protein, giving the protein MAFLFNIIGTVIQLYSWVLIIYILLTWFPGARESSFGEILGRLAEPFLEPFRRIIPPLGMIDISPIVAILVLRFAGQGLNQLYFMLSGL; this is encoded by the coding sequence ATGGCGTTTTTGTTTAATATTATTGGAACGGTCATACAACTATATAGTTGGGTTTTAATCATTTATATCCTTCTTACCTGGTTTCCTGGAGCAAGGGAATCCAGCTTCGGAGAAATATTGGGAAGACTTGCGGAACCTTTCCTGGAACCGTTCCGAAGAATTATCCCGCCGCTTGGAATGATTGACATTTCGCCGATTGTGGCGATCCTGGTCCTTCGTTTTGCCGGGCAGGGATTGAATCAACTGTATTTCATGCTTTCAGGACTTTAA
- the spoIIGA gene encoding sigma-E processing peptidase SpoIIGA, producing MLNLLMDGMILSLTQGVTRSKSSRLRMVTGAFVASTIVPITIYMPDSWMVSSMGKLVFSLLIIWVTFTFTSLRAFFVQWISFYFITFAIGGSMMGVHYFLASEVNVLHGAVVTFRGGYGDPVSWLFVVLGFPVSYFFTKWRLNQVSVHRMKLEDIYDVTVEWQGRQAVCKGLVDSGNQLTDPLSGKIVFLADQHLWGQFFSKEELDRLDVDKVTVTMEDLAEETQAAIRLVPFRAAGSQSGLLLTLVVERIIVHTDAGDLEMKHPLLGVQQKDLTHDRLYHMLIHPHMMVKGKSA from the coding sequence TTGCTCAATTTATTGATGGACGGGATGATTCTTTCGCTTACACAGGGGGTAACGCGGTCAAAGTCATCCAGGCTACGGATGGTAACAGGCGCCTTTGTTGCATCGACCATCGTCCCTATCACGATCTACATGCCGGATTCGTGGATGGTCAGCAGTATGGGTAAACTTGTTTTTTCTCTGCTTATCATTTGGGTAACCTTTACATTCACCTCTCTCCGCGCATTTTTCGTCCAGTGGATCAGTTTTTATTTCATTACGTTTGCGATCGGTGGAAGCATGATGGGGGTACACTATTTCTTGGCTTCAGAAGTGAATGTGCTGCACGGAGCGGTCGTGACGTTTCGCGGTGGTTACGGTGACCCGGTCAGTTGGCTGTTTGTCGTCCTGGGATTTCCGGTCTCTTATTTTTTTACAAAATGGCGTTTGAACCAAGTCAGTGTCCACCGGATGAAGCTCGAAGATATTTACGACGTGACGGTGGAGTGGCAGGGGCGGCAGGCAGTTTGTAAAGGGCTCGTCGACAGTGGAAATCAGCTCACCGATCCGCTCAGCGGAAAAATTGTATTTTTAGCAGATCAGCACCTGTGGGGGCAGTTTTTTTCAAAAGAAGAATTGGATCGTTTGGATGTGGACAAGGTGACGGTTACGATGGAGGACTTGGCGGAAGAGACACAGGCTGCGATCCGGCTCGTTCCATTCAGGGCAGCCGGGTCTCAAAGCGGCCTGCTGTTGACACTGGTTGTCGAGCGGATCATTGTCCATACGGATGCGGGGGATTTAGAAATGAAGCATCCGCTGCTCGGCGTCCAGCAGAAGGATTTGACCCATGATCGTCTTTATCACATGCTTATTCACCCGCACATGATGGTAAAAGGTAAATCTGCATGA
- the lspA gene encoding signal peptidase II — protein sequence MYVYYLIIIALIALDQWTKWLVVTKMNLGESITIIEDFFYLTSHRNQGAAWGILQGQMWFFYIITVLVIAFVVYYLHQYGRKSRFVGVALAFILAGAVGNFIDRVFRKEVVDFANTYIFTYNFPIFNIADSSLVIGVILIMIATFVDERRKKGSLNS from the coding sequence ATGTATGTGTATTATTTGATTATCATTGCATTGATTGCGCTTGATCAATGGACCAAATGGCTCGTCGTGACTAAAATGAATCTCGGCGAGAGCATTACGATTATAGAAGATTTCTTCTACCTGACCTCGCACCGAAACCAGGGAGCCGCATGGGGGATTCTGCAGGGGCAGATGTGGTTCTTCTATATCATCACGGTTCTTGTGATTGCTTTTGTCGTTTATTACCTGCATCAATATGGCAGAAAAAGCCGTTTTGTCGGTGTCGCGCTAGCATTTATTCTTGCCGGTGCCGTCGGGAACTTCATTGACCGCGTGTTCCGTAAAGAAGTCGTTGATTTCGCGAACACGTACATTTTCACGTACAATTTTCCGATATTTAATATCGCCGATTCGTCCCTCGTCATAGGAGTAATCCTTATCATGATCGCTACATTCGTCGACGAGCGGAGAAAGAAAGGAAGTTTGAACTCTTGA